A genomic stretch from Carassius auratus strain Wakin chromosome 35, ASM336829v1, whole genome shotgun sequence includes:
- the LOC113053977 gene encoding SH2 domain-containing protein 4A-like, with the protein MLQQILSDMFIQPELLAELNEEQKQILFFKMREEQIRRWREREAQLEKEEAARVKAKKVSGKTLSWMKGLDEDVWVWVMGEHPEDKPYDQICDEIMGERAALQAQREAEELRAMKEAELEKRFSGLEQVVLSEQEVQRRRAEEELKALELEERRKAEEELRRLEQERKQQIYISLKEVQSSKHTPEEEEDKEWKNTLQKSKAADMRRRSLAKQTIEDHRRRSVKALERGRVEAMTKAFGSTNLTTPPKPKPRNSSGAISRKGGMRRSVTTSCRDHIIRWFKEEQLPLRAGFQRDQSRIASWFHGIISREQAEALLNEGEPGDFLVRVSERIFGYVLSYRSSEGVKHLLIDASESCYMLLGDQIRFSSLTELLEYHQVEPLSSSGAEEYLRRACGQKAAAPDYAELFI; encoded by the exons ATGCTGCAGCAGATATTGTCTGACATGTTCATCCAGCCCGAGCTGCTGGCCGAGCTGAACGAGGAACAGAAACAGATTCTGTTCTTTAAGATGAGAGAAGAACAGATCCgcagatggagagaaagagaggcgcAGCTGGAGAAGGAGGAAGCTGCACGTGTCAAAGCCAAAAAAG TTTCAGGAAAGACTTTGTCGTGGATGAAGGGTCTGGATGAGGATGTGTGGGTTTGGGTGATGGGAGAACATCCTGAAGACAAACCCTACGATCAAATCTGTGACGAGATCATGGGCGAGAGAGCAGCGCTGCAGGCTCAGAGAGAGGCCGAGGAGCTCCG GGCTATGAAAGAGGCCGAGCTGGAGAAGCGTTTTTCTGGCCTGGAGCAGGTTGTGTTGTCAGAGCAGGAGGTCCAGCGGAGGAGAGCGGAGGAGGAACTCAAG GCACTGGAGCTGGAGGAGAGGCGTAAGGCCGAGGAGGAGCTGAGGAGGCTGGAGCAGGAGAGGAAGCAGCAGATTTACATCAGTCTGAAGGAGGTGCAGAGCAGTAAACACACtccagaggaggaggaggacaaggaGTGGAAGAACACAT TGCAGAAGTCAAAAGCTGCAGACATGCGCAGACGATCTCTGGCCAAGCAGACTATTGAGGACCACCGCAGACGCTCAGTTAAAGCTCTAGAAAGAGGACGGGTAGAGGCCATGACAAAGGCCTTCGGAAGCACCAATTTAACCACTCCACCCAAACCCAAACCCAGAAACAGCAGCGGTGCTATCAGCCG GAAGGGTGGCATGCGGCGCTCAGTGACAACTTCTTGCCGAGATCATATTATTCGCTGGTTTAAGGAGGAACAGTTGCCGCTCAGAGCAGGATTCCAGCGCGACCAAAGCCGGATCGCATCCTGGTTTCACG GTATAATATCTCGTGAACAGGCAGAGGCTCTATTGAACGAGGGAGAGCCTGGGGACTTCCTGGTGCGTGTTAGCGAGAGGATCTTTGGATATGTGCTTTCCTACCGATCCAGTGAGGGAGTCAAGCACCTGCTGATCGATGCTTCAGAGAGCTGCTACATGCTGCTGGGAGACCAGATCAGATTCAGCTCGCTCACTGAACTGCTGGAATATCATCAG GTAGAGCCTCTGAGCTCGTCTGGAGCGGAGGAGTATCTGCGGCGCGCGTGTGGACAGAAAGCAGCCGCACCAGATTATGCAGAGCTCTTCATCTGA